The following proteins come from a genomic window of Methylorubrum populi:
- a CDS encoding MFS transporter gives MPAQAGLAGWPLVALLATIQLAAFSDRFLLTLVATPLKQALALSDTQLGLLQGSAFALPYALALPLLGIVADSGRQRGLLVGGVLLWSAATFANGLAGGFSALLAARLILGLGQSAFGPAALSLMSLHLRPDRLGRGLSALTAAATLGRSVALLAGGAVLAWLTARGGLAPPALGSLAPWQALLVLAALPNVILAILVLRIRPSPRVATPIRWGGERRLRRGPSLRDALAWIGRRRRTYLPHAAAATAAVLMTQTLTAWAPTFYVRAFGFSPAESGLRLGLLVLIAAPLGHAAGGFALDRMRSAGRADAAPLLLALGLALALPMTALASLSPDLPLSLVGFAGLVALLGFTSPPGLAGIQILTPRALRGRVNALFLATVTLAGYGLGPLLVGLLSDHLFGEAGLGLALLAVYAPVGGLGAVAALAARRAWGPIRRSTR, from the coding sequence ATGCCCGCGCAAGCCGGACTCGCGGGATGGCCGCTCGTCGCGTTGCTCGCGACGATCCAGCTCGCGGCCTTCAGCGATCGCTTCCTCCTTACCCTGGTCGCGACGCCGCTCAAGCAGGCTCTGGCCTTGAGCGATACCCAACTCGGGCTCCTTCAGGGCTCGGCCTTCGCCCTGCCCTACGCGCTCGCCCTGCCGCTGCTCGGCATCGTGGCCGATAGCGGTCGCCAGCGCGGCCTTCTCGTTGGGGGCGTCCTGCTGTGGAGTGCGGCGACCTTCGCCAATGGCCTCGCGGGCGGATTCAGCGCGTTGCTCGCGGCGCGGCTAATTCTGGGGCTCGGCCAATCCGCGTTCGGCCCGGCCGCGCTGTCGCTGATGAGCCTGCATCTGCGCCCGGACCGGCTCGGACGCGGCCTCTCGGCGCTCACCGCCGCTGCCACGCTCGGGCGCAGCGTCGCCCTGCTCGCGGGCGGCGCCGTGCTGGCGTGGCTGACCGCGCGCGGCGGACTCGCGCCCCCGGCGCTCGGATCGCTCGCCCCATGGCAGGCCCTGCTCGTGCTCGCCGCGTTGCCGAACGTCATCCTCGCCATCCTCGTCCTGCGCATCCGGCCCAGTCCGCGCGTCGCCACCCCGATCCGGTGGGGAGGGGAGCGGCGCCTCCGTCGCGGACCGTCGCTCCGGGACGCCCTGGCCTGGATCGGGCGGCGGAGGAGGACGTACCTGCCGCACGCCGCCGCCGCCACGGCCGCGGTGCTGATGACGCAGACCCTGACCGCCTGGGCCCCGACCTTCTACGTCCGCGCCTTCGGCTTCAGCCCGGCGGAGAGCGGCCTGCGCCTCGGCCTCCTCGTGCTGATCGCGGCGCCGCTCGGCCACGCTGCGGGCGGGTTCGCCCTCGACCGGATGCGCAGCGCCGGGCGAGCGGACGCGGCGCCGTTGCTGCTCGCGCTCGGACTGGCCCTGGCCCTGCCGATGACCGCGCTCGCGAGCCTGAGCCCCGACCTTCCGCTGTCACTCGTCGGATTCGCCGGCCTCGTGGCGTTGCTCGGCTTCACCAGCCCGCCGGGCCTTGCCGGCATCCAGATCCTGACGCCGCGAGCGCTTCGCGGGCGGGTCAACGCCCTCTTCCTCGCCACGGTCACCCTGGCGGGCTACGGCCTCGGACCGCTCCTCGTCGGCCTTCTGAGCGACCATTTGTTCGGGGAGGCGGGCCTGGGCTTGGCCCTCCTCGCCGTCTACGCGCCGGTGGGCGGTCTGGGTGCCGTGGCCGCCCTGGCCGCCCGCCGCGCCTGGGGCCCGATCCGCCGGAGCACCCGCTGA
- a CDS encoding helix-turn-helix domain-containing protein has product MAGSLRRDIVGLLVAHYARPHTEILTVPAQHILTRRLERLSAALRNASETRSITTLTFDHGFASESHCSRAFRGTFGLPPGRYRAEMRHPRADGRSEPPPGGSAASLMSAWSRDLA; this is encoded by the coding sequence ATGGCAGGTTCTTTGCGTCGTGACATAGTGGGACTCCTTGTTGCCCATTATGCCCGGCCACACACGGAAATCCTGACAGTCCCCGCGCAGCACATCCTGACCCGTCGCCTCGAACGGTTGAGCGCAGCGCTGCGCAACGCGAGCGAGACGCGCTCGATCACCACCCTGACCTTCGATCACGGCTTTGCCAGCGAGAGCCATTGCAGCCGCGCCTTCCGCGGCACGTTCGGCCTGCCGCCGGGCCGCTATCGCGCCGAGATGCGCCATCCGCGGGCAGACGGCCGGAGCGAGCCTCCGCCCGGCGGGAGCGCCGCGAGCCTGATGTCCGCGTGGTCGCGCGACCTCGCATGA